The Microcystis panniformis FACHB-1757 region ACAATTCGCTATGAATCGATGATTTATGAGAGAGTAAAAAATTGTAGCATCGAAGAAATAAGTCGAGAAGAAGGGTTAGGATGGTCAGAAGTTGAGTTAATATTTAATCACTGTGCTAAAGAACTAGAAAAGGAAGAGTGGGAAGCACCAGAACGAATAAGCTTAGATGAATTTAGTAACTTAAAAGGACATAAAGATTTCATCACAACGGTCGTAGATATGGACAAGAAAATTTTACTAGATGTGATTAAAGGACATAAGCAAGAAGAATTAATGGAAGCCTTAAAAGCACAGCCAGACGCAGTTCGGGAGAAAGTGAAAGAAGTGAGCGTCGATATGTGGTCAGGATTTACAGCAGTGATCAAGGAATTATTTCCCAATGCTAAAATCATCTATGACCGTTTTCATGTAATGGCTATCATCAATGACGAGCTTAATAAATTGAGAAAGTTAATGGGGGTGCATGAAAAAGGATTACCTCATTTATTATGGAAGAATAAAGAGGACTTAAAGGACGAGCAAAAACAACAACTAGAAGTTATTCTGAAAGAACATCCATGCTTAGGAATAGCCTGGGAAATGAAAGAAGAAATTAGACAAATTTATCAAAGTAGTAGAACGTTCAGAGGTGCTGAGAGAAAATTGGAAAAATGGATAAGAATAGGCGGGATATTATATGAAAGTAGTGCCAGGATGATCCAGAAGCATTTGCCAGGTATTTGTAATTACTTTGAAAATCAGACAACCAACGGATTAATTGAGGGAATGAATACCAAAATAAAGCTTATTAAAAGAATGAGTTATGGATTTACCAATTTTGAACATCTTCGACTTAAGCTGTTTGCTTGCTTTAATTCATAACAAAAATTAACACACGAAAACCAGAAGAGCCAAATCTATTGCCCTATTTTAGCTGAAACAGTCCAGTAGGGTGCGTTAGCCAAAGCGTAACGCACCAATTTAATAATTAGGGTCTGCTGAAAAAGTTTTTCCTGGGGGTAGGAGTCAGTAGCCGGTCGTCAGTAGCCGGTCGTTTCAGGCTTTGTTGCCCTTGTTTTTTGTACCAATTAATGTACTACAAGAAGGATAATGCAAGGTTTTTGAAAGTCCCAATCCTATTTTCTTGCACTAACATCGGACTTTAACAGGTCAAAAGCTTTATTTTAAAAGGGTTTTACCATTATTCAGCAAGCCCTAATTAAGTTGGTGCGTGGGGCGCGGATTGTTAATTTTGGTTTTTTGTGAAAGATTATCGCCGCAAACACGCACCCTACAAGATCGGCGATCGCACTAGGAGAGCAGTGCGATCGCTTTTTTAATGACTTCGCTGTTTCACTGCAACTGCTATAATTAATAAAATGTCAACAACCCAGAATAGATTAAACGCCAGAAAGATTCCAGAAGGAAAAGTATATGCAAGTGACCTTTGATCTACCTGATGATGTTGCGATACAGCTTCACTCCGTTGAAGATAAGCTACCGCAAATCCTAGCGTTAGGGTTGCGAGAATTTAAGGCTATTACTCAAGAAGGTTTTTCGGGAATAGCTGAAGTCTTGGAATTTTTGGCGAGTCTTCCCAATCCTGAAGCTATTATTGCACTACGTCCCACAGAAGCCTTACAAGCTCAATTATCTCTGCTCTTAGAGAAAAATCGGACAGGGGGTTTGACTCCTGACGAGGAAAAGCTATGGCAACATTATCAATATTTAGAGCATATTGTCAGAATGGCGAAAGCTAGGGCATTTTTGAAGCTTAAGGATTCTCAAACCCCATGAGCAAAACCTATATTCCTGTTGTGCTACGAAGACAGGTTTACGAACGAGCCAAGGGGTGTTGTGAATATTGTCTGATTCCTGATGTAGCTACTTTTGCGCCCCATGAGATTGACCATATTATTGCAGAAAAACATGGTGGACGAACTGAAGCAGAAAATTTAGCCCTATCCTGTACTCTGTGTAACAAGCACAAGGGGAGCGATCTAGCTTCTGTCGATCTAGAAACTGGTAAAATCGTTCCCTTGTACCATCCTCGTCAAGATCGGTGGAATGAACATTTTTACTTCAATGAGGCTGAATTTATGCCTTTAACTGCTGTTGGTCAAGTTACGATTCGATTATTACAGTTAAACCGTAAAGACAGAGTTGAGGAACGTCAGCTATTGCTACAAGTGGGAATCATGGAGTGAGTAGAGAGAGAGAAAAAATAGGTGCTAACTCAAAAAATTCACCAATGAGGTTGCGGGATCGTCTTAAGGTTGTAAGGACGGAAGACAGAAATTCATATTTTGTCCAATGTCCAATTATCCACTCTATCCACGAACAGGAAAACCAACTTGACATCCTCGCCGCCCTAAAAGTGCGGCGATTCCTAAACCTCACGATTTAAGTTTCTGCTTCCACCACCGTCGCATACCACAGTTAAAAAACCATGTACTGTCTTACACAGAGTCCACAGACTTTCGCCCCATTTCAGAAGCCCGATTCCCTGTGTCCCACGGTACGTTGACCGCCTATAGCTTCTTGTACTTGTTGCGCGCGACTTTTTACCCGGCCAAGCTTTTCTGGTCGGAACCCCCTAAGCCGAGTTTTCAAGGTGCTGCGCCGTCCACTTGGTTTTCGAGACTGGCCTTTTAATTCTAACGTAAAGCCAACCTAGAACGGCGGGGTTTCAGACCCAAAATTTCCGATGAGCGGTAGCAAGACGATCCACAACTCCACACCATTCACCCTCAACGTGACCATCATCGGGCGGAATGGCTCCGAACCGTCAAAGGACGGCAACTATGTCAGCGCATCGATCGCGCCCAACGCGAGCTATACGCTTCAATACGGCAACGACCAGAACCCATACATGAATGTCCTGAGGTTCTCGATCTCCGGGCAGGGCATGATGGACGATACACTGTTACAGAAGGTTCAACCGTTGTTAAACGAACTATAAAACTAGAATCAACACAGATAAATGTATTAGTCATTATTTTCTCTATTCATTCACAATTTCTTCCATCAATTGCTGATCTCTTTCTTCTCTCATTTGATGAATAATTTCAGTAACATCGGTTTCAAATGGTTTTCCCTGACGACGTTCATAAATAGCTTTTCGAGTCGCGTCAATTCGTTCTAATGCAATTTACCAAGAGGGGTGATCTTTGAGTTTTTTTCCTAACAATTCCTGTTCTTCTAGGGACAAGGATTGGCTCTTCTCGACTTTGTGTGATAATTTTTGCTTATCTAAGGTTAAATGCTTACTGGGCAAGACTTTTAGGACTATTTTGAAAGAAGAAACTATCAGTATAGACCTCGTTTACACACAGAAACCAGAAGAGCCAAGGATTTAATTGCATTAACTAGAGATTCCACGAGTTCAATATTCATTTTTTTACATCTTTGACCAAAATTATCGGTGTTTATGAAGAGTTACTATAGCCTAGCCTTTGAATTATAACAAAGAGACGCAAACTCCGTCACTTACGTCCCCAATTCATCATCAATCAAAGTTTACCGCTTGGATAACCGAGAAATAACCCGTTTAAAGTCATATCCCCCCGTAAGGAAAATTAACCCGACTTTTTTAACAATTGTCGGCAAAATTTTGCTTGCTTTTTTCACGGCTTTTTGAGATGATATTTTTATAAGACTTTATATACAATCGAGTGTTGGCAACCAAAAAAAATATAAACAGATTCCCATTATAAGAAAATTGTAACCGAAGCCAGCGCCCAAGTCAAGGGATCACTCCTTTTTTTTTGAGAAGTTTTCCAAGAAAAAAATCCAAGAGGCAGCCGGAGATATTCGGTTTTTCTTCACTTTTTGGGCGAAAAAACCCTTTTAGGATGCCTATAATAGGAGATAGAAAGGGTTAAAAACAAAAAAAATGGCGGAGAGAGTCCAGAAAATCCTTGCCCAGTGGGGAATTGCCTCCCG contains the following coding sequences:
- a CDS encoding HNH endonuclease; the encoded protein is MSKTYIPVVLRRQVYERAKGCCEYCLIPDVATFAPHEIDHIIAEKHGGRTEAENLALSCTLCNKHKGSDLASVDLETGKIVPLYHPRQDRWNEHFYFNEAEFMPLTAVGQVTIRLLQLNRKDRVEERQLLLQVGIME
- a CDS encoding ISL3 family transposase → MWINFDQLLDLPNVTVVNYQKIAQTIFLKLALLNETIECPNCHQTLDRINQTEYNLVRDLSILGNPVYLEVPRRQFHCQKCQKYISERLSFMRLRQHHTIRYESMIYERVKNCSIEEISREEGLGWSEVELIFNHCAKELEKEEWEAPERISLDEFSNLKGHKDFITTVVDMDKKILLDVIKGHKQEELMEALKAQPDAVREKVKEVSVDMWSGFTAVIKELFPNAKIIYDRFHVMAIINDELNKLRKLMGVHEKGLPHLLWKNKEDLKDEQKQQLEVILKEHPCLGIAWEMKEEIRQIYQSSRTFRGAERKLEKWIRIGGILYESSARMIQKHLPGICNYFENQTTNGLIEGMNTKIKLIKRMSYGFTNFEHLRLKLFACFNS